A segment of the Panacibacter ginsenosidivorans genome:
TGTGAGCGCAGAAACTGAAGATCTGCTTTTGATTGTTCAAGCTCCTTTTCTGCAGTACGCAAACGCAGTATGCTTTCTTTGTTATACGTAAAATAAATCCATGTTAAAGGAGTAACAATAAACAATTGCAACGCCCAGCTATACAACATAGCAAGAGGTCCGTTCTCATGTACCAATACAGTTAGCGGAACTGCATAAACAAAAGATGTACTTAGTAATCTTATCAGTATCCTGCTGCTGAAAAATGAATCGTTTCCTTTCAGCGGGAATAACCAGTAAACATTACTTACGAATATGGCAAACATGCTGCTTACAACAAAAATGTATTTCGCAAACTCATCACGTTCCTGGAAGAATTCAAATGTGGTAAGAAAAAAATGTACCGCGAAAATCGTAAAAACGAAAACAGTTACTTTATTGCAAACAGAGATATTATATGCCTTTTGCTTTGATCTTTCTAAAATGCTAATGATATATTCTCTAATAAACTGGTACAATAGATACGCAACAATAATAGCAGCAGCAACAAAAAAATTACCTGCTATATTCATTTGAGATTTTGGATTATTCTTATCAAAGAATATTGAAAATTCCGGGTAGTTAAATTGCCACTGCCTTACGTAGTATTCTGCAATGTTTATTACAAACCCAAGTATTATTATTGATATGCTTATCTGTAAAACAGGCCCGGCGTATCTATAACTTTTTTTCTCCCGAATGCTTTTTATAAGCGGCAGTGTATATAGGTTAAGTAACAGGTAAACCAGGTAGAGCATTAAGCCTCCTGAAATATCAGGAATAATTACATTCCTGTATAAGTTAAACGGAGTATTTGTTTCATTAAACGGAGTTTGCAATTGGTTTTGGTGATGCATCACATACCACATTCTTCCTGCCAATGCAATAGCAGCTATTGCTGTTACAAATACCAGTTCTTGTTTTCGCCACTTAATATTTTCCACCTGTTGATTCATTGCTGTTTGCATTATGTTGATGCAAGTTTACACAATGCATTAGCTGGTTATTTTAAAATGTGACGAAACCTTCTATAATGTGATAAAACCGGCAATATGTACACAACAGTATAGGTTTATGATATCTTTTTGTAGCAAGCTTTTGTAATGCCATTAAGCTTCGTTGTGTCACTCACTTGTACGTTCTGTTCTTTGCGCAACATCAGCGTATTACCGTACGCCCGGTTTATCATTCTTCAACCAACAGTAATGCTCATTTGCCCGCATTAACTGAAATTGAACATTACCGGTAAAACAAAAATTACCACGAGTGCCCATGCTGCATATATTGGCAGAAAAGCAGCAATACTATTTTCTACCTTCTCTATTTCATTGCTGTCTTTAATTGTCTTATAAAGCCAATATGTAGCAATAAGCAGGTTGACCAGCATCAGGATATTGCCGCCTAAAACAGCAAGCCTGTTTGGGGTTATTCCAAATTCGAAAATCCTGAATATGATGGCTGAGAGTGCAATGCCGTTTACAATAACCGTTACGATTGATAAACCGAACAATAACCATTCGCTGATCCTGCTTTGCCGATTTTTTTGGTTTTCTGCAATGGAGAAAAAAATGATTGCCATCACCCCGATCAACAGTGCATTAAAGATTAACAAAAATTCCCTGTCGTTATAAGGATCTTTTCCAGTGATAATTACGGCAACCAGGTAGAGGGTAAGCATGATCAGCACCAATGGCGTAAATAGTTTTGCAATCACCGGCGAAATCTTGTTGACCAACTGTGGATTGGTGCGCACTAATTGGGTTGCGATGATAGGCGCAGCAGGAAGCCCCCAGACCGCGACGTATTGCTCAAAAAAAGTATCTACTTTAAGATCAATTAAGTTGAACAAATTAAATGTTATGGCTGTAAGTGCTCCACCTGCAATGAGTATGAGCCCTGTCATTACGATCATGTCGCCGTTATATCTTAGAAAATCAAGACGTCTCTGAAAGTTCCCCGGATCGTTGCCTGTAAATGTATAACCAAGCACTGCCCATAAAAACAACGGGAGGTGGATACAGGCCAAGATGAGTGTGTCGCTTGTAGTGCCGGGAAGCAGGTTAATATATACGCCTGTAACAAGGTACACTGTTGCAATGAACATCAGTTTTTTGGTATTGATCTTCTGTTTCCATGCAAAGTATGCAGTCAGCAATGGAAAAACAATAAAGGCAATATTTCTTGTGTAAAACTGTTCGGGATCCAGTTGTGTATAATCCGGAATTTTTGCGATGAGCCCTGCTATGAAACATGCGGAGAGTACAAAGATCAGTTCCTTCCTTGTACCCCAGGTAATTTCTTCCTGCTCATAATTTAACCGTTCATGCCATACCTGTGCCACTGTATGCTCCCGGATGCCGGTATAAACAGCATTGAACGCTTTTCTGAAACCTGTTTTATTATCCCGGTAAAGTCTCTCCAATTGCCCCGGGTTGTCAATGTTCATCATGATCTCTTCTCTCATAAAATATTTTTAAGTGTTGCATGAATGCACAAAACATATCAATTCGTCAGGCTAAACACCGGTTATGAAAATGTAGGGAAAACACGATCCACGAGGATCACAAAACTCATCCATAACACTACCAGGATCAATAGAAAATTAATCACTGTACATGTTGTGTAATAATTTCTCTGAACATCATTTGACTTGTCAGTAATTTTTTTAGCATAAACCTTAGAAGCAATTGGAATAAGCGCCACTAGCAATAACACAATGATGCCAGGGTAAAGACCAGTGATTGCAATACCAATAATGCTGAGCACTGCTGCCGCAAGGGTTAATATCATTGATATGGAAGTGACAGCGCTAAATGTTTTTGTTTCCATGTTGAGAATGATTTATAGCTTACAAACTATTTGAGAATGCAATACTATTAAAAGTACTTTGAATTACAAAGTAAATTTAAATTATTTTTCTCTTAAGGAAGATTTGGTGGTATTACAACGATTTTTC
Coding sequences within it:
- a CDS encoding sensor histidine kinase, which produces MQTAMNQQVENIKWRKQELVFVTAIAAIALAGRMWYVMHHQNQLQTPFNETNTPFNLYRNVIIPDISGGLMLYLVYLLLNLYTLPLIKSIREKKSYRYAGPVLQISISIIILGFVINIAEYYVRQWQFNYPEFSIFFDKNNPKSQMNIAGNFFVAAAIIVAYLLYQFIREYIISILERSKQKAYNISVCNKVTVFVFTIFAVHFFLTTFEFFQERDEFAKYIFVVSSMFAIFVSNVYWLFPLKGNDSFFSSRILIRLLSTSFVYAVPLTVLVHENGPLAMLYSWALQLFIVTPLTWIYFTYNKESILRLRTAEKELEQSKADLQFLRSQVNPHFLFNTLNTLYGTALQENAERTAEGIQMLGDMMRFMLHENNRDFINMQKETGYLKNYIALQKLRIATSNDIAITDNIETAQCNHMIAPMVLIPLVENAFKHGISLQERSWINIQLVCNETSIVFEVSNSVHVKQAADTEKDKSGIGLNNVRERLKHIYPGRFDFLITGKENEFTVKLSITP
- a CDS encoding DUF4153 domain-containing protein, with the protein product MREEIMMNIDNPGQLERLYRDNKTGFRKAFNAVYTGIREHTVAQVWHERLNYEQEEITWGTRKELIFVLSACFIAGLIAKIPDYTQLDPEQFYTRNIAFIVFPLLTAYFAWKQKINTKKLMFIATVYLVTGVYINLLPGTTSDTLILACIHLPLFLWAVLGYTFTGNDPGNFQRRLDFLRYNGDMIVMTGLILIAGGALTAITFNLFNLIDLKVDTFFEQYVAVWGLPAAPIIATQLVRTNPQLVNKISPVIAKLFTPLVLIMLTLYLVAVIITGKDPYNDREFLLIFNALLIGVMAIIFFSIAENQKNRQSRISEWLLFGLSIVTVIVNGIALSAIIFRIFEFGITPNRLAVLGGNILMLVNLLIATYWLYKTIKDSNEIEKVENSIAAFLPIYAAWALVVIFVLPVMFNFS